The sequence agagagagagagagagaggagagagagagagagacagagacagagacagacagacagagcaactCCCCTCTTCAAAGAACACGAGAGTTGTGTGTCAGCAGTGGAAACTAGTTGGACTGTACTTTTCCTACAAACACGTGGATGGAAGGAACTTCCCCAGACTGGTAAGTAATCTGAGCTGAGAAGGTGAGAAGgggggcttgtttgtgtgtgtctgtgctgggcGTTGATGAGTGTAAGCGTATAACAGAAGGGGGAAGGTATGGCTCTCACCAACCGAGTCTGGTTCTAATACCTGACACTGCTCTGAGCCACAAGTATCAGCTTTCAGTAGACAGGTTTGAAGAGAATGCGAGAAGTTTGAATACGTTTCAAGAGAGATTTGAGATAGAAGGAGACCAAAAGACAGAAATagagtgagtaagagagagcgggaaagtTGCCAACTAAACCAATTCATTACAATGCTGTACGCACATACTGAAGGGCTCAAGACATCCGTTTTTTACCGGTGGGTGCTGGATAAGTCACAAGGTATTTACCGGCTAGCCTGTTCAGATCAGTCAGCAAAGCTAAAAGTGGGATCTGGTGTCCACTATtggtagggggggagggaagggtagaGCACAGGGGAAACACCCTTCTATGGAACCCAACCCCACATCTATAGAGGGGCTTAAACAATACAGGGAAGCAAAGTGAAACAAACTTGTTTTAACAGAATACAAAACAGAATTTTAGCCAGGATattttattttgggggggggggtggaaattCACTACATTTGTGGCCACATGAAGTTTGGGTAAATATGTCCCTTTATGTTTTTTTGACtcttaatttaatttacagaAATTCTATGCCGCAAGGTTGTCTTCTGTGTAGAAGAGTAGTTCCTTAAAAAACATGATACTGCACTGTAAATGTTCATTAAATATAGTCATTTGAAGGGCCTAGACTCAAAGGAGAGCTCCAAAGGTTCACTCTGTACATTCAGGAAGGCAAAAAACACCATTCCTGTCTTTTTGTAtgtcttttttttacaaacacaacacagggtGTGTCAGAAACAGCACCTTGCCATGTTTAGAACCAAATTAGGCACATTCGTAATTAGTAACAGAATGACCCATGACAAGTCTGGCATTGTGCAGTATACTACCAGCAACCCAATAAAATGCGCGTTACTCTGTCTGCCTATTGCTCACGAAGAGCTGTATAAATCCCTGAGATATGTGAATACACttgaataccccccccccccccccccccccggtgacaCCACTGCCTAAGGCACTGACGGCATATTTCAAGTATGTAACAAGTGGCTATTGAAAGTGCCTCGGCCAGGCGCACAGCCTGTACCTAGGACACTGAGTGTTGTCATGTGCCCCTTCGTGGTCAACTGTCATGGACCCATCTGATGTTCGCGTGTCGTCAGGGCGCCTCATTGTTATCCGCGTGAATGTGCGGCTGTGTCGCCTGCATCCATCCCTCGGCGACTGCCGGGCGGGTTTTGTTTTCCGAACTCAGCAGTTTTGAACGCTCAGCTCTGCGGTGCTaaagcccccccaccaccaccaccacctccccccccccccccccattattaTTGTACATAGCGCTGGGTCGGCTTTTACATTCATCAACCAGCAAATGCCATGGCCACAGCTGAATCGCTTGACTCGGCATTGTGGGGGGGTGTAGGTCGGAGCTGGCGTGCACGCACAGCTGAGGGGAGTCCCGTTATGGCCCCCGCCACAACTTCTGTAACGTAGCCTGCGCCAAAGATAGTCAATGTTGACTATTTGAAGAACTGCTCCTCGCTTCCTATAACTCGCCACGTGGGCCCGGACGTTTCAGTTACGGAACTACTCACCATTGGCCAttagaagttaaatatagtttCATTTATTAGGGCTTGTCCCAAGATCAAGTTAGTCGGTCTCTTGCTCTCTGGTGTTTCTGATTGTCTTATCAGTGAGGTTCTGTCTGGTCCTCTCAACAGATACATTGATTGATAGTATTTCTATTTCAGGCCAACATAGGTTGCATGCAACTTGAAAATGTTTATAGCCTGTTCTTAAGAACTAGATAACCATTCATTTGACTAGCTAGCTTGTTCAAAAGAAAAACAGTCATGGCTATAGATAGTTGAAAATGTTCATTGAAAATGTTGGAAGCTTTCATCTCAAAGCTGTCTGCAAAAACAAGAAACCTGCTGTCATCAAGTTACATCCGCAAATTTTTGCGGATGATTCTTTCCTTGTGGTTTGTTCAGTAATGGTAACCATGTAATTAACCACGGTCCAGTGGTGGATGAATTTAGTGGCATGTTCATGCGCTCTTTCTTGGACACAAATGTGTCTAAAACAGAGGAAATTATAACTGACCTCAAGACAAAGTCTCCCCCTATTCTTCCTATTATGTATTGGCCAGGCGGTTGAGGTAAAACCGTGAAAAACATGAACAGGTTTGAAGGAATTGTTTGAATGTGCAGTAGAGTTGCAGGCACAAATCAACATGACCTCTCCGAACGTCACAAAGTCAGAGTCACAACGAATACCCAGTCAGTCCTTTCTGGCCCTTGTCACCGCTTCTTCAGTGACTTCAGGTTGCTTCCACCTGGTCACAGACATAATCTGCCAAGGTGCAGGACCAACAGATGGACAAACTCATTTGGTCCTGCTTCTATTGGCCTTTTGAAGAACATTATGTAGTAAATGCTAAGTTTTGTTGTGTGAACtgtttgtgtgcgagtgctGAAGATTACTTGTGTGTGCTGCCGGCTGTGCAACAAATTGCCCCTCAGGGATTTTTAAGGTGACCTAGACAACAGGTCCCAAATCAAGTTCTTTCTCGTCTCTTTTACAGATGTGGTGCTAACAGTTTGATGTGGGGAAGGCGGACTGCGCACCGAAAGGAGGGAAAAGGACAGACTTCTGCGCAACAGTTTTAATGGCACAGACCCGCTAAGGAGGCCGTGGGGCAGGAAGAGAATGTTTACCTAAGGAACCTGTCTCTCTAGGAAGCCCATGTTTCCAGCAGGGTCAATATGATGGGACACAGACACTCCGCCTCTCAAACACGTCGGACGCCCAAAACTGCTCCCTGCGAAAGTGCCGCAAGCCCGTCGGAGGCGTCTACCCGCCGGACTTGACCGGAGTCGAGGCTGAACGGGAACGCATCCTACAAGCGGAccgaaaggggagggggagggaaggaacgcGGCGCAATcggggtcccccccccccacccccaccccactttAGCAGAGATGTTCGTGAACTTCCGGCGCATCCGGAAATGCCAGTGCGTGCAGCTGGCGGCCACGTGCTTCGTGGTGTCCCTGCTGATGGTGTGCTGGGACCAGCTGGATCACCACGTGGTCAGTCACATGCGCTCCTACTCCTACCGCTACCTGGTCAACAGCTACGGCTTCATCAACAGCAGCTTCGCCCTCCGGGAGGGGGAGGCGTCGGCTGAGCACCGCTACCTCCTCAACCACCCGGAGCGCTGCGCCGGGTCCGAAGTCCTGCTCCTGCTCTTCGTGAAGTCGTCGCCGGAGAACCGGGAGCGCCGCCAGGCGATCAGGGACACCTGGGGCAATGAGAGCTACGTGGGGGCCACGCAGGGGGAGAGCGTCCGGGTGTTGTTCGTGCTGGGGGTGAGCCCGGACCCGGAGCCCCGGGAGAGGAGGGTCCAGAGGGATCTGGAGCTGGAGGACCAGTCGTACGGCGACCTGATCCAGCAGGACTTCCTGGACACGTTCCACAACCTGACCACGAAGCTGCTGCTGCAGTTCCGCTGGGGCCACGCCTACTGCCGCCACGCCCGCTTCCTCATGACGGCGGACGACGACATCTTCGTGCACATGCCCAACTTGGTCCGTTACCTGCGCGGCCTCGTCCGGAGCGGCGCGGCCAAGGACTTGTGGGTGGGTCATGTCCACGTGGGCGCCCCGCCCATCCGGCGCAAGGACAGCAAGTACCACGTGCCGCACGAACTGTACCCCTGGCCTTCCTACCCGGACTACACTGCCGGGGCGGGGTACGTGGTCTCCGGCGACGCCGCCGCCAAGATCTACCAGGCCACTCTGCGGCTCAACTCGTCCATGTACATCGACGACGTCTTCATGGGGATCTGTGCCAACGCCGTGGGCGTGGCCCCCCGCGAGCACGTGTACTTCTCGGGGGAGGGCAAGGCGCCGTACCACCCCTGCATATACGACCGCATGATCACCTCGCACGGCCACGCGGACGACGTGCGCTCCCTGTGGCGGGCGGCAACCGGGCCCGGGGCGCGTCGCGCCTCGGCGGGGGTGTTTGGGAAGTTGTACTGCGCGGCGGTGAGAGTTGCGCTTTTGTGCAAGCCGTACTATCAGAATACCTACCCCTGCAAGGCGGCCTTCTCCTAGCTTCTTCTGGACtgttccgggggggggggggggggggggggacagcagtACATTGAACTCTGATGCTTTCTTTTCTAATTCAGTGTTTGAGCCAATTGTTCCTGTACTACCAATAAATCCCAAAGCTATTTTCTCAAGCATCCATGTCCTGTTTCTATCCGTGTGACGGTTACctcagtgtgcgtgtgcttgtgtgaagaGGAAGGTTATGCGTCAAACCGGCCGTCAAAGCTATATTTACACATTATTATTTCCGTATGTAGAGCTTAGTGTCTGTCTCACGCTGTcctagaaatatatatatattttcttttaaacCATCTCAGTCTATTATAGTAACATTTGATATTTTCATACAGTATCAGTATTCATCAACGTTTGTGCCTGTGAATTCCTCTATTCGGACGTTTTGCCTCACATGTTTTCCACCACGTGGGAAACTCCACATTGTAACTTCCCACGTCAGAAAAACGATGTCTCCACACATCGGGTTACTTCTCCTCCGCCTCTCTATGTCCGTTTTCTAAAAACTGGTTAACAGAAGTGTACTCATTACCCATGCCCTGGTTCCCCAATATAGATATCTTTTCTCGGATCTCTGCAACATTGGAATTGTTTCTCCAAACGTCACCGAAGATAAACCAACTGAAACTTCAACCTTTTTCACATCAGGGTCCTATGCAACTCAGCCTGGTCCTGTTTAGTTTACGGCACTGCCATTCGTACTTTTTCCGAGACATCACACCATCGGTAGCTCACCGCATCCTGCCGAGCTAAACTGTACCATATGAAACTCCGTCTGACAGCACATGGTACCCTACAGTTTGGGCCCCCCGAGGAAGGTAGACAGCATGGCTGAGCATGGAAAAGTTTGTCATGACAAAACAGACAGGAATGTACTTTTGTCTGAAGATTTGGAGGAATGAAGGGAGTTTCAAAGGTGCTGAATGGGGGATATGTAGGTTTTGACTGAGTGCCTGAGGGAAATCAATGGTGGAAGTTAGATGTTCGGCGGATTTAGGGGATGCGGTTTTGACTGGAGACCCTGTCAATCTCTCTTtcgcgctctctcactctctctccctctcaccatctTGTTTCCTCCtcgttctcttttcctcttttatTCGCTGCGGTTTTGACAAAGAATGTCAAATCAAAGAATGGCAAAAGTCAATGTTTCAACCTTATATGGAACTATTTTACTTCTCCCGGTGCCAGTATTAGTTGGCTAGAGAACCCGAATGTGGGGTTGTCTGTTCCGTAAATGCTTTCATTTGttgacaaaaataaaacaaaaaagattTGACAACATGACCTCAGCTGTCAGGTGGGTAACCGTCCCTCGTGTAAAATGAAAATTGGAGAAGGTCACCTTGGGTTCCCCTTTCTGGTGAAGGCCCAAAGGCACAATGAGATACCAAACTTGTTCCTTTTCTGGTTCATTAACAGTTCCTGCTCGCTTGCTTTCTCTATATCTCATGATCGCCAGCCTCCAAATATTGATGGCCTCACTGTCCCTGGGCCAGAATTTTCTTTCTATGTGTGCGGGGCTAATATCAAGTCCCCTGATCTGtccattttttttattcaacagACTGAGCCTATATGAATATTCAGGCTGTGGTTCTTGAAGATTACTTTTTGGACAGCCAAATCCTGGAATTCTGGAAATTGTTTgtaaagaaaacaaataaagtTGTTTTCAGTTTGGGAGGTGTGGGTAGCAATAATCATTTCTGTCGCTGATGTCATGGATCAGTTACAAAGAATCATGCAAAAACCACATCCTCAGTTCGCTCACTTCCATACCGAGTGCATGAAAGCAGAACAGTCGAAACGGCCATTTCCTGCAGACAGAACCACATTTGAAACAGAAAACGTGCTCTTTCCTTTGAcaggcttctttttttttttcttcccctttcCTTCAAGATCTCCTTTATCCTTTTCGACGGGAGGAAACAGGTTTGTAGGGTGAATGCAGATCAGGCCCGGGACATTCCCTACCCCTGTCACAGGGCCCCGCCTGGGTTATTACGGTAAGCCTTGACATTCaaccctttgtctctctttgacGCTCTATTCACCATGCATTCATCCATGTCAAATTGCTTTATGGATGTGCAatactttgaatataggcacgGCTTTAGTTTAGTTGGAGTTTGACAACATGTCTATTgatttgtctctatctctccaatctctcttttgtctctctatGTGACcctaccttcctctctctctctctctctctctctctctctctctctctctccatctctccatctctccggtTGTTGTGATGTAACTGGTGGATAGCTGCCAGTTTTGACTGCCCAATAAAGATATTTTTAAAAGTCAAAAGTATCTCTTTGTCACTCCCTCTTCTCGCTCATAGTCCACGGAGCTAT is a genomic window of Osmerus mordax isolate fOsmMor3 chromosome 26, fOsmMor3.pri, whole genome shotgun sequence containing:
- the LOC136936103 gene encoding lactosylceramide 1,3-N-acetyl-beta-D-glucosaminyltransferase A-like, giving the protein MFVNFRRIRKCQCVQLAATCFVVSLLMVCWDQLDHHVVSHMRSYSYRYLVNSYGFINSSFALREGEASAEHRYLLNHPERCAGSEVLLLLFVKSSPENRERRQAIRDTWGNESYVGATQGESVRVLFVLGVSPDPEPRERRVQRDLELEDQSYGDLIQQDFLDTFHNLTTKLLLQFRWGHAYCRHARFLMTADDDIFVHMPNLVRYLRGLVRSGAAKDLWVGHVHVGAPPIRRKDSKYHVPHELYPWPSYPDYTAGAGYVVSGDAAAKIYQATLRLNSSMYIDDVFMGICANAVGVAPREHVYFSGEGKAPYHPCIYDRMITSHGHADDVRSLWRAATGPGARRASAGVFGKLYCAAVRVALLCKPYYQNTYPCKAAFS